Part of the Mauremys mutica isolate MM-2020 ecotype Southern chromosome 1, ASM2049712v1, whole genome shotgun sequence genome is shown below.
AATAGAGGTTGGCCAAGATGATGTGAACATGGGGAGCGATGCCCTGACCGAACTCATATGTCAGGCTAGAGAAGAGCAAGGGAGTATAAGAGGTCagcatcacacagatgtgggctgtgcaggtgttgagggctttctggtgggcttCCTTATGGGAGATTCTGAAGACAGCCTTAATGATCAGACCATAGGACAGGGCAATGAGTGTCAGGTCTAACCCCGCGATTACAAACAATATTACCAAGCAGTACGTCCTGTTGACTGTGATATCCCCACACGACATCTTCGCCACAGCTATGTGGTCGCAGTGCGTGTGggggataatgcggttggcacagaatggctgccCGCTCAGGAGCAGGGGCGCAGGCAGAACGAAGACAACAGCTCTTATCAAACCCACTAGCCCTAGCTTAGCTATTCGTGCGTTGGTGAGGATGGTGGTGTATCTCAGGgggttacatatggcaacatAGCGATCGAAGGCCATTGTCACAAGGACGGCTGAGTGCATCACAGAAACCGCATGAAGGAAgagcatctgggtgaggcagccacccacagtaatgcctttcaaattgaaccaaaatatacacaggGCTTTTGGCATGACAGAAGTAGACGTGCCAATGTCTGTGAGTGCCAGCATGCAGATCAGCAGGTACATTGGCTTGTGCAGGGACTTCTCTTTCCCTACAACAAACAGAAGCGtgaaatttcccaacaggccCACAATGTAGAACATAGACAAAGGGATGGAAATCAGGACATGGGAAGCCTCTAGGCCAGGGATTCCCATTAAGATGAATGTTGAAGTgtcagagggggtgaggttgaAGGATGCCATGAGATGGTCCATGCAGTGATGAGGCTCAGAAATGCTCcaggtgtctgtgaagggagAGAAGAACAGTGATGGGGATTACACATGTTGTAATTATTACAGTAAATATGTCGTACTTATCAACAATCTAGAAAGGGGCgcaagcagtgaggtggcaacatttacgGATGGCACCAGATTATTGAGGTCAGAGTTAAGTCCAGAGAAGTTCTCAGAGGGAGCTAACTAAGCcaaatgaatgggcagcatgatGGCAGATGAGCTTCGATGTCAATAACTGCAACGTGTATGCCCATTGAGGGAAAAACTTCAACTCCTCAAATATCTTACAAGGTTCTAATTTAACTGAATGAACTGAGGAGAGGGATCTGGACATCACAGTACACAAACCTGTGAAACTTTACCCACAGTGTTAGCATGACCAGAAACTAAGGAAAATGTTGGAATCCAGGAGAAATGGGATGGAGAATCCTACAGTAAATACAGTGTCATGAAATCACTCTATGTTTTACCCTCCTCTAGGCTCCTCTGTGTAATATTGAGCACCCCTCTCACacaggatattgcagaactaAAGGATTTTGGGTGAGGACAACGAGAATGATCAAGGGTCCAGGGAAACTGTCATATGGAGGTTGAGAAGACTGGGATTGTTACCTTACAAAGGAGATGAATAGGAGGGCATATGAGAAAAATCTATAAAATACTGACTGGTAGAGAGTAGATGGAGAATGTGTTCTCCCTGTCCCGTAACACACAATCAAGAAGACATTCAATTACACTGAAacatggcaaattcaaaacttgaTAAAAAGTGTGCTTTCATCACTCCATGCTTAATTAGCCTGAGGAACTCATGGCCACAAGACATAGTTGAGGCCTTGAGCTAAGCAAGAATCAGGAACTGTTTGGACATTTACATGGATAGTAATACTATCCAGTTATAACAGttacagctaaataaatatttgggaAAGCCTATCTGCCCCTGTGTTTCGGGGCACAAGCCAATCTCTAGCTATTAGGCGTTAAGGGTGACACCCTCATGATGGTCAGGTCATTCCCCCATCCACACGGTGctgggtttcttacaccttctgTTGCAGCACCTGGGGATGCCGCTGTCAGAGAGAGGATtgtggactagatggaccatagaTCTGATCTATGATGCAATTCCCatgttggaaaagagacaacttttCCCCATGAAAACAGATATTATCATGGTGAGATATGACTTTGTGCTGAACAGAATGGTCATGAAGGGCACAGAGTTCTTGGTATTTATGGCTACAGGCCTGCACCTCTGTTACTTCTCTTGTTTCTTTTGATGGGATTCTTTCTTGCAAGCACGCAGCTTTGTCCGAGACATGTGCAATACTCTAAAcatcaggggagtgctctgtaatCCCATATTTCTcctttatatataattgtgatattgcatataaagctTGCCATGAGAGGTGTCAGGGGAAAGATTCTGATCTGCTGAAAATCATTGTtttatctaaatatgtatatcattagtgcatattatgaagttatgagattgtgttgtatggttgtcactaaatcATGCTGCAAATTGGAAATCAgcagctccccagagacaacagcaagaaAAAGTCAAAAATGTCTGGGCGGGATGACAGTACATAATaaagatgttttgattgaaccaacatgtacaaagaTATGATTGATAACTAGCCATGTCAGCGGGCTGTAATTAACTATATCAGAGTGGTCCATTCTTACGGGCATATGTGTATTAATGTTCTGGCAGAATCTGTGGGATACAGTGACCTTTATCATTCCCCGTACAGTCCCTGCAGACTCTCAGGTTGGCATGACTACAAGACAATCCTCTTGGCTCCTGGAGCAGTGGGAAGAGCTGAAAATAGACCCTGCAGAACTTCAGCCGGAGAGCCTCCCCCGGGAGTGAAGAAATGATTCTCCGATAACAGAGGCTCCGATTGTCAGGGCAAATTCAGTCTTGCAGACTCGATTGAATCACCCAGCACTACGGAATCCCCAGAAAGTAAAGAAAGAGCCAAggcttagaccaggggtctcaaactcagtttcccttagggccagtgcagtcctcaaatcctcccagcggacCAGTAATGTCACTGAAAATGgtgctcagaaaaaaaaaatgtttatattgtattttttatttcaaatttcttagcaataataaaactgtcatacaactttatacaattcttcgctGCCAGAGGGTTTTGAGTGTTTGCCACACACATTTCTGTTGACGTTTGGCCTCagggactgagcagttgaaaccttcaggcttgcagcaaggtgtgcatcaggtagttgtgttcggtattttgatttgtttatattcattgtggaaaaaagtgcatctgcctccatggctgaatcTGCCCGGCAACTAATGATGATATATCAGTCTCTCTCCctcagacaatgggagctgtggagggcaGCA
Proteins encoded:
- the LOC123375480 gene encoding olfactory receptor 52E2-like, whose translation is MASFNLTPSDTSTFILMGIPGLEASHVLISIPLSMFYIVGLLGNFTLLFVVGKEKSLHKPMYLLICMLALTDIGTSTSVMPKALCIFWFNLKGITVGGCLTQMLFLHAVSVMHSAVLVTMAFDRYVAICNPLRYTTILTNARIAKLGLVGLIRAVVFVLPAPLLLSGQPFCANRIIPHTHCDHIAVAKMSCGDITVNRTYCLVILFVIAGLDLTLIALSYGLIIKAVFRISHKEAHQKALNTCTAHICVMLTSYTPLLFSSLTYEFGQGIAPHVHIILANLYFLIPPMLNPIIYGAKTKELCDKVVKYICRM